Proteins from a genomic interval of Yarrowia lipolytica chromosome 1E, complete sequence:
- a CDS encoding uncharacterized protein (Compare to YALI0E08162g, weakly similar to CA0775|CaIFK2 Candida albicans) produces MSTVFADGSLFSNVLILGTGFSGLATSIKLRTSWNEADFHLYDRDHSWGGTWAANTYPGCGSDIPAIWYCLTSDPKGDWSKAFPPRDEIYDYIQKLVAKYELRHMATFRTEIEGCKWNADEKLWYVNVRSLETGKKWVHKCRVLFTCKGGLVEPNRVQIEGLYTDFKGPVMHTARWDHSVDYTNKNVVVIGNGCSAIQVIAAIHDQTKTLTQFARTPQWITPRPEFVPGRITRFIFTRFPFVLHLLRTIVFFVIEAAYPMFKKGWLGTFIRRIRAHHATQNIRKKSPEKYWKVLKPDYEFACKRLIFDCGYLGPALNNPNMELTFDRVVKVESNKVITKDGNSYPADIIIDATGFDLSGGFTNIPFIGEHGVSLEDFWANGRVSAYETVLVPNFPNNFLIFGPNSATGHNSVLFAIENAIKFCESVGVKKLISGETDYIGVRAEAYDRWIHDVDSSHAQGLLQQGGCQSWYLADNGRNATTYPWSQLTAWLRARWIDKNAIVIGNGEKKTK; encoded by the coding sequence ATGTCGACAGTATTTGCAGACGGATCGTTGTTTTCCAACGTGTTGATTCTCGGCACCGGGTTTTCCGGCCtcgccacctccatcaagcTCAGAACCTCCTGGAACGAGGCCGACTTCCATCTCTATGATCGAGATCACTCTTGGGGAGGAACCTGGGCGGCCAACACGTACCCTGGCTGTGGATCGGACATTCCTGCCATCTGGTACTGTCTCACAAGCGACCCCAAGGGCGATTGGAGCAAGGCCTTCCCTCCCAGAGACGAGATCTACGACTACAtccagaagctggtggCCAAGTACGAGTTGCGGCACATGGCGACTTTCCGTACGGAAATCGAGGGCTGCAAGTGGAATGCTGACGAGAAGTTGTGGTATGTGAACGTGCGATCTCTCGAAACCGGCAAGAAGTGGGTGCACAAGTGTCGCGTCCTGTTCACATGCAAGGGCGGACTTGTGGAGCCCAACCGCGTGCAGATTGAGGGTCTGTACACCGACTTTAAGGGACCTGTGATGCACACAGCCCGATGGGACCATTCTGTCGactacaccaacaagaaTGTCGTTGTTATCGGCAACGGATGTTCTGCCATCCAGGTAATTGCGGCTATTCATGACCAGACAAAGACTCTCACCCAGTTTGCTCGAACTCCACAGTGGATCACTCCTCGTCCCGAGTTTGTGCCCGGACGAATCACCCGTTTCATTTTCACCCGGTTCCCGTTTGTGCTCCATCTTTTGCGCACCATTGTCTTCTTTGTCATTGAGGCCGCCTATCCCATGTTTAAGAAGGGCTGGTTGGGCACCTTTATCCGACGAATTCGAGCCCATCACGCGACTCAAAATATCCGAAAGAAATCTCCCGAAAAGTACTGGAAGGTCCTTAAGCCCGACTACGAGTTTGCGTGCAAACGACTCATCTTCGACTGCGGATACCTGGGGCCTGCACTCAATAACCCAAACATGGAGCTGACATTCGACCGGGTCGTCAAGGTTGAGTCCAACAAGGTGATCACCAAGGACGGCAACTCTTACCCAGCCGACATCATCATTGATGCCACGGGCTTTGATCTTAGTGGAGGCTTTACTAACATTCCCTTCATCGGCGAACATGGAGTCAGCCTGGAAGACTTCTGGGCCAACGGACGAGTTTCTGCCTATGAGACCGTCCTGGTTCCCAACTTCCCCAACAATTTCCTCATCTTTGGACCCAACTCTGCCACCGGACATAACTCGGTGCTGTTTGCCATCGAGAACGCCATCAAGTTCTGCGAGTCCGTGGGtgtcaagaagctcatttCGGGTGAAACAGACTACATTGGAGTGCGAGCCGAGGCCTACGACCGGTGGATTCATGATGTGGATTCTTCCCATGCCCAGGGTCTGTTGCAACAGGGAGGCTGCCAGTCATGGTACCTGGCTGATAACGGCAGAAACGCCACCACCTACCCCTGGTCTCAGCTGACCGCTTGGCTGCGAGCTCGATGGATCGACAAGAACGCCATTGTGATTGGTAACGGGGAGAAGAAAACAAAGTAA
- a CDS encoding uncharacterized protein (Compare to YALI0E08184g, weakly similar to uniprot|P40096 Saccharomyces cerevisiae YER159c NCB1 functional homolog of human NC2alpha) yields the protein MSEKPREIKTRFPVARIKKLMQSDDDIGKVAQATPTAVAKALELFMISLIEETCNQARMRNSKRVSPSHLKQAVLETEQFDFLQDIVSKHPDAVAPATGEEEQPKRRGRKPAQE from the coding sequence ATGTCTGAAAAGCCTCGAGAAATCAAGACGCGTTTCCCAGTTGCGCGAATCAAGAAACTGATGCAGAGCGACGACGATATCGGCAAGGTGGCCCAAGCAACCCCCACTGCCGTGGCCAAGGcgctggagctgttcaTGATCTCATTGATCGAGGAGACGTGCAACCAGGCGCGGATGCGAAACTCGAAGCGAGTCAGTCCCAGTCACCTCAAGCAGGCCGTTTTGGAGACGGAGCAGTTTGACTTTCTGCAGGACATTGTCAGTAAACATCCCGACGCGGTCGCTCCGGCAACGggtgaggaggagcagccCAAGCGACGGGGAAGAAAGCCTGCCCAGGAGTAG
- a CDS encoding uncharacterized protein (Compare to YALI0E08206g, weakly similar to uniprot|P47139 Saccharomyces cerevisiae YJR098c, similar to Saccharomyces cerevisiae YJR098C; ancestral locus Anc_1.114): protein MPVCVYEQACSLMIPTSELDHSVDHQISTEYRANGDHNPHFNEHKDHHHPEGAEQGFTGNLELRSDEDVESDSTMSDIESEEELEDDEFVDHAEEVLDRQKHHEDIIGGVHQIHHHHHHHYHRHKPEGNEGRGRESLSPARSTMSMGGSMPDGEQLSPKASAIAGIVRSDTTDSRREDSPDMLTHKSKHKTFTFGMPFSNPLANKESKKGKKEKKEKKEKKEKIKRAATFGSVFNKEEDEAELAKMDSATQAEHESVAQIRQKLNRNLSITTEEEDKLFGNKHDLQSVRVNKIVSNATMPTVLDSMKIGNKQKLSKHDAFNALEGDFVILGGYRGSVLRDAKSKRRVWIPIKVGFNLRKIDLTVDTSDDSETNMEKKIYPDGMLTHIGPIDLSKRLIQKISYNPKCRIRDFGYDWRLDCGLNSKKLIEFLEKIYAENGNKKITVMAHSMGGLVTHKAMLMRPDLFKGVLYLGSPSECPAIIGPIKNGDAVLLSSKVLTAQINFLMRSSFIFLPEDKQLFVDKNTGQRIDIDFYDPEQWKKYALSPCVSEEHRQRCLQKKRRGTELSKLKPSNLSEHEHHHHHHGVGEKLHKLASVIAHPREHKDHYENMHPEATASGADAMAVATGHSGLVTMGSSTGNNDANIPTIDYDDACNYLERTLKRTKELRASFWYDEKRKDEYPPLACVIGTTVPTLKACRVDGFEGIYKGDFSDFVLGSGDGVVYSKWNMPEPFGFKVVAKVKTNRGHVGLMTDHVAVAKALIALQEAAEKREKGEPYLPDITPVHSIPVTDDDSGASTPVHSQPVSAQNSPAPGHPPQFSSPLKYSA from the exons ATGCCAGTTTGCGTCTACGAACAGGCTTGTTCATTGA TGATTCCCACATCCGAACTCGACCATTCCGTCGACCACCAAATCTCCACCGAGTACCGCGCTAATGGCGATCACAACCCCCATTTCAATGAACATaaagaccaccaccaccccgAAGGGGCAGAGCAAGGGTTCACCGGGAACCTCGAGCTGCGTTCGGACGAAGACGTCGAATCGGACTCAACCATGAGCGACATTgagagcgaggaggagctggaggacgacgagtttgTCGACCATGCCGAGGAGGTGCTGGACCGTCAGAAGCATCATGAGGACATTATTGGTGGGGTGCACCAGattcaccatcaccaccaccatcactaCCATCGACACAAGCCCGAGGGGAATGAAGGTCGAGGGCGCGAAAGTCTGTCTCCGGCACGATCCACCATGTCTATGGGTGGAAGCATGCCGGACGGTGAACAATTGTCTCCGAAAGCAAGTGCTATTGCGGGGATTGTGAGATCGGACACCACCGATTCTCGCCGAGAAGACTCACCCGACATGCTCACCCACAAGTCCAAACACAAGACGTTCACGTTTGGCATGCccttctccaaccctcTGGCTAATaaggagtccaagaagggcaagaaggagaagaaggagaagaaggagaagaaggagaagatcaagcGAGCCGCAACGTTTGGCTCTgtcttcaacaaggaggaggacgaggctgAGTTGGCCAAGATGGACTCTGCCACCCAGGCCGAGCATGAATCTGTTGCCCAGATCAGACAGAAGCTCAACCGCAACCtgtccatcaccaccgaggaagaagacaagTTGTTCGGCAACAAGCACGATCTACAAAGTGTGCGTGTCAACAAGATTGTCAGCAACGCGACTATGCCAACTGTTTTGGACTCCATGAAGATTGGAAACAAACAGAAGCTGTCCAAACACGACGCTTTCAACGCTCTGGAAGGTGACTTTGTTATTCTCGGTGGATACCGAGGCTCAGTACTTCGAGATGCCAAGTCCAAGCGTAGGGTGTGGATCCCCATCAAAGTGGGTTTCAATCTGCGAAAGATTGATCTTACTGTTGACACTTCGGACGATTCAGAGACCaacatggagaagaagatctACCCCGATGGCATGCTGACTCACATTGGACCGATTGATCTGAGTAAGCGTCTGATACAGAAGATTTCATACAACCCCAAATGTCGCATTAGAGACTTTGGATACGACTGGCGTTTGGACTGCGGgctcaactccaagaagctcattgagTTCCTTGAGAAAATTTACGCTGAAAACGGAAACAAGAAGATCACCGTCATGGCCCACTCCATGGGTGGTCTCGTCACCCACAAGGCAATGCTCATGCGTCCAGATCTGTTCAAGGGCGTACTTTATCTCGGCTCCCCCTCCGAGTGCCCGGCTATCATTGGACCTATCAAAAACGGAGATGCCGTGTTGTTGTCTTCCAAGGTGCTTACTGCCCAGATCAATTTCCTGATGCGATCTTCATTCATCTTCCTGCCTGAAGACAAGCAGCTATTTGTGGACAAGAACACCGGCCAGCGAATCGACATTGACTTCTATGACCCCGAGCAATGGAAGAAGTACGCTTTGTCCCCCTGTGTCTCCGAGGAGCACCGACAACGATgcctgcagaagaagcgacGAGGAACCGAGTTGTCAAAGCTCAAGCCTTCCAATCTGAGTGAACACgaacaccaccatcatcaccatggcGTCGGAGAGAAGCTGCACAAGCTTGCTAGTGTGATTGCTCACCCCCGAGAACACAAGGATCACTACGAGAACATGCATCCCGAGGCCACTGCCTCTGGAGCTGATGCTATGGCTGTCGCTACTGGCCATTCAGGTCTCGTTACTATGGGTTCTTCCACCGGTAACAACGATGCCAACATCCCCACTATTGATTACGATGACGCCTGCAACTACCTGGAGCGAACTCTCAAGCGAACCAAGGAACTCAGAGCTTCCTTCTGGTATGATGAGAAGCGAAAGGACGAGTATCCCCCCCTTGCCTGCGTGATTGGAACCACTGTACCCACTCTCAAGGCCTGCAGAGTCGACGGCTTTGAAGGCATCTACAAGGGCGACTTTTCCGACTTTGTGCTAGGATCAGGCGACGGTGTGGTCTACTCCAAGTGGAACATGCCCGAGCCGTTTGGTTTCAAGGTCGtggccaaggtcaagaccAATcggggtcacgtgggtcTTATGACCGACCACGTTGCTGTGGCTAAGGCTCTGATAGCTCTgcaggaggctgctgagaagCGAGAGAAGGGCGAGCCTTACCTGCCCGACATCACCCCTGTCCACTCCATCCCCGTGACAGACGATGACTCTGGAGCAAGTACTCCTGTCCATTCACAGCCCGTCAGCGCCCAGAATAGCCCGGCTCCCGGCCATCCTCCCCAGTTCAGCTCGCCGCTGAAGTATTCGGCATGA
- a CDS encoding uncharacterized protein (Compare to YALI0E08228g, no similarity), whose product MDRPFTRPLSTADISTSLADLFKQPHPSNNSEILGLLYHLAETCSKNIGVVHRGITCDGCGTSPIVGTRYHCSECVDVDLCQYCVVLRKHQWSHVLIKIKIPAPLKYSPQWVCEGWTGCDNDVITRTNVKEEETNGSRDEPCDKNDSDTNHMEAHVLSNDPPQDDLSDKEKHTISAQTGIEPNAVQKAWRKFFVLCDERDPEPSEIKSTSFYISHSKLIATYTIVSGDDRPDATQENIVRLYNLSRHPTRVSFVDFLTVEHWMDSTAPHCELDLVAGFFDLNKNEGPSSTRKRVSRMALLHSLMKLFNTIITQQIWWGANNESRDMEEIVTGPGPVSSKFQEYNDFIRQRYFDRKPFPKEDHPDGDMSKPYLQPPISAIGSMENMARDTPVDALHAHFGGHYSLLQEMIGMACGTELMNPLLKILKSRGVIDRKTRHIIGDVHVMAGDQEAMLLISRLAGLIRKLRG is encoded by the coding sequence ATGGACAGACCATTCACTCGACCTCTGTCTACGGCAGACATATCGACGTCATTAGCTGATCTATTCAAACAGCCGCATCCCTCGAACAACTCTGAGATTCTTGGGCTTCTGTACCACCTGGCAGAAACATGCTCCAAGAACATTGGCGTTGTGCACCGAGGCATCACTTGTGACGGATGTGGGACGTCTCCAATAGTGGGAACCAGGTATCATTGCAGCGAATGCGTGGACGTGGATCTGTGCCAATACTGTGTTGTACTTCGCAAGCACCAAtggagtcacgtgcttATCAAGATCAAGATCCCTGCCCCCTTGAAGTATTCCCCCCAATGGGTATGTGAGGGCTGGACTGGATGCGACAATGACGTCATTACGAGAACAAatgtcaaggaggaggaaactaatgggtcacgtgatgagcCATGTGACAAGAATGATTCTGATACCAATCACATGGAGGCTCACGTCTTATCTAACGATCCACCTCAGGACGATCTgtccgacaaggagaaacACACGATATCTGCTCAGACAGGAATCGAGCCGAATGCTGTGCAAAAGGCTTGGAGAAAGTTTTTTGTGCTTTGTGACGAGCGAGACCCAGAACCCTCAGAGATCAAATCGACGTCTTTCTACATCTCCCACTCAAAGCTCATTGCAACATATACCATAGTGTCCGGAGACGACCGACCAGACGCCACCCAAGAGAATATCGTGCGCCTTTACAACCTATCACGTCACCCCACTCGTGTTTCATTCGTTGACTTCCTCACTGTTGAGCACTGGATGGACTCTACTGCTCCTCACTGTGAGTTGGATCTGGTGGCCGGTTTCTTTGATCTCAACAAGAATGAGGGACCTTCTTCTACTCGAAAGCGAGTATCTCGGATGGCTCTTTTGCACTCGTTGATGAAGCTTTTCAACACCATTATCACCCAGCAAATCTGGTGGGGTGCCAATAATGAGTCTCGAGACATGGAGGAAATTGTCACTGGACCCGGCCCCGTGTCAAGCAAGTTCCAAGAGTACAATGATTTCATCCGACAACGGTATTTTGACCGTAAGCCGTTTCCCAAGGAGGACCATCCGGATGGTGACATGTCTAAACCATACTTGCAGCCTCCGATTTCGGCTATCGGTTCCATGGAAAACATGGCTCGAGACACACCTGTGGATGCCCTCCATGCCCACTTTGGGGGCCATTATTCTTTATTACAGGAGATGATTGGTATGGCGTGTGGTACTGAGCTGATGAATCCGCTGTTGAAGATTCTCAAATCACGAGGAGTTATTGATCGGAAGACGAGACATATTATTGGCGATGTGCATGTCATGGCAGGAGACCAGGAGGCCATGTTGTTGATTTCTCGTCTTGCTGGGTTGATTCGGAAGTTGAGGGGGTAG
- a CDS encoding uncharacterized protein (Compare to YALI0E08250g, no similarity): MSQPYHMTLPLSQESPADSPKGDSRFSRFFKNLRGNDSRESIATRKSSVGKQPQVHFQSTEFLSRDSPDSSESRGLPTTPDVDINQYFLQFNKLTGYDSKIPEKPRDLDTPEQRGMLGVYEDFMRAQRGTQWRDGDLGPMEREAKLKDDYSAHSRPSDDLKISPVDPKSHDLGTSRPYDWSRDVDNATLTPMTPHVPSSCYSIHKENPYLESRDASRDGDKSREIYDFVTKSDGSSKPRGYDNCHSTTSDPPSRASRASRVFFALTLTCLLIILKTRVTTIILNYGIEDSQIYSQTACATLNTYAATTHFGPNLLYSAITGQAAGYVGDMAQGLLPGSDVTMRTPGFVDGLLSQMKQDYVHSLTHTIDFGVDLTKNTTSKNARDAQKILSEELKPLQDNITLFETSLNSLSANLLKNPIFGFEKSGNTSQLSLDRLKNVNFSDIFFSDFLPHFQSSFDVSKSFQSPFSSAKDAILTDLDNFNNGVRKLALNLPTAKAVAKQLDNSSYNQLFSTFKLCTKEDEIKEHYEKMVQSINSKSGAVVILFVVFAVIFLLITCFLELFGLTRKKQLQKVSYLRKLKLTESHVEPTHSKNKSHKPRDFIPFPHHLSTLTIVTVAVAVSCICDLSLLSSLRISGGAQIEFVSDMYEYPTDNVPGSVSENVSEPVEHANELNARDLESEDDAKPLGYTAVDYMAIFSTADKPSATLVETAASVATPVHITDLTNNSIATLHNISSDIIRLVDSANIYLEGLQTNLETECLSFQSQLLKGVNSTLMKLEKDLNEAVANRFGFERGDIGSLNSDKFLSAILDKSRHKVAAGTAKLFKIDSKQAVLAFSQAHINSLPGFAPLQTKTTIATSLENLVDMMQKVVLSQQWFALGLFIVWILIMIIGGVRWILAIKREVGFINMRVKRWEV, from the coding sequence ATGTCACAGCCATACCATATGACACTTCCTCTGTCGCAAGAAAGTCCAGCCGACTCACCCAAGGGAGACTCACGGTTCTCTCGCTTCTTCAAGAACTTGCGAGGAAACGACTCCAGAGAAAGCATTGCCACGCGGAAATCAAGCGTTGGAAAACAGCCTCAAGTGCATTTTCAGTCGACAGAATTCCTCTCCCGCGACTCCCCGGACTCAAgcgagtcacgtggtctCCCCACCACTCCAGACGTGGACATCAACCAGTACTTTTTGCAGTTCAACAAACTCACAGGTTATGATTCTAAGATCCCCGAGaagccacgtgacctggaTACCCCCGAACAGAGAGGAATGCTTGGTGTCTATGAGGACTTTATGCGAGCCCAGAGAGGCACACAATGGAGAGACGGAGACTTGGGTCCGATGGAAAGAGAGGCCAAACTCAAGGACGATTACTCAGCTCACAGCAGACCTTCAGATGACTTGAAAATCTCACCAGTAGACCCCAAGTCACATGATCTAGGCACTTCCAGACCCTATgattggtcacgtgacgtcgACAACGCTACACTGACCCCCATGACTCCTCATGTTCCCTCTTCGTGCTACAGTATCCACAAGGAGAACCCCTACctggagtcacgtgatgcatcaagagatggagataagtcacgtgaaatcTATGACTTTGTCACCAAGTCTGATGGTAGTTCCAAACCGCGGGGTTACGACAACTGTCATTCTACGACTTCTGATCCTCCTTCGCGCGCGTCCAGAGCGTCAcgtgttttttttgcactCACTCTGACATGCTTGCTCATAATTCTCAAGACACGTGTAACGACCATTATTCTCAACTATGGCATTGAAGACTCCCAGATATACTCTCAGACTGCTTGTGCTACTCTTAACACCTATGCCGCCACCACTCATTTCGGCCCCAATCTTCTGTACAGTGCAATCACGGGACAGGCAGCTGGTTATGTGGGTGATATGGCTCAGGGTCTGCTACCCGGCAGCGATGTGACTATGAGGACCCCAGGGTTCGTGGATGGCTTGTTAAGTCAAATGAAGCAAGACTATGTCCACAGTCTTACACATACTATTGATTTTGGGGTTGATCTGACCAAGAATACCACCTCCAAGAATGCACGAGACGCTCAGAAGATTCTTTCAGAGGAGCTCAAGCCTCTTCAAGACAATATCACCCTCTTCGAGACCTCTCTCAATTCTCTTTCTGCTAATCTTCTCAAAAATCCAATATTCGGCTTTGAGAAGTCAGGAAACACTTCCCAGCTCAGTCTCGATAGACTCAAGAACGTGAATTTCAGTGACATTTTCTTCTCGGACTTCCTACCTCATTTCCAATCCTCTTTTGACGTTTCCAAATCTTTCCAAAGTCCCTTCTCTTCCGCCAAAGATGCCATTTTGACTGATCTCGACAATTTTAACAATGGAGTGAGGAAGCTGGCGCTCAATTTGCCCACAGCTAAGGCTGTTGCCAAACAGCTGGACAATTCGAGCTACAATCAGCTGTTTTCAACTTTCAAGCTGTGTACCAAAGAGGATGAGATCAAAGAACACTACGAGAAAATGGTACAGAGCATCAATTCAAAGAGCGGAGCTGTTGTGATTCTGTTTGTCGTTTTTGCAGTTATCTTTCTGCTCATCACGTGTTTCCTGGAGTTGTTTGGTTTGACCCGAAagaaacagctccagaaggTGAGCTACCTAAGAAAGCTCAAATTGACAGAGTCCCATGTGGAACCCACCCActcaaaaaacaaaagcCACAAACCTCGGGACTTTATTCCCTTCCCACACCACCTGTCTACTCTCACTATCGtcactgttgctgttgctgtgtCTTGTATTTGTGACCTTTCTCTGTTGAGCAGTCTGAGGATCTCTGGGGGAGCTCAGATCGAGTTTGTCAGTgacatgtacgagtatccCACTGATAATGTCCCAGGCAGTGTCTCTGAGAACGTGAGTGAGCCTGTGGAACATGCGAATGAATTGAATGCTAGAGATCTAGAGTCTGAAGACGACGCGAAACCATTGGGGTACACTGCTGTCGATTACATGGCTATCTTTTCCACAGCAGACAAGCCCTCTGCCACTTTGGTTGagactgctgcttctgttgCTACGCCTGTTCACATCACAGACCTCACGAACAACAGCATTGCGACTCTCCACAACATTTCGTCAGACATTATTAGACTAGTCGACTCTGCAAACATCTACCTGGAGGGCCTGCAGACCAATCTGGAAACCGAATGTCTGTCTTTTCAAagccagctcctcaagGGTGTCAATTCTACGCTGATGAAACTGGAGAAAGACCTTAACGAAGCCGTCGCAAACCGATTTGGATTTGAAAGAGGAGATATTGGATCTCTCAACTCTGACAAGTTCCTAAGTGCTATCTTGGATAAATCTAGACATAAAGTGGCTGCTGGTACAGCCAAACTATTCAAGATAGACTCCAAACAAGCAGTTCTGGCATTCAGCCAGGCCCATATTAACTCACTTCCGGGGTTCGCCCCTCTTCAGACCAAGACCACTATTGCTACAAGTCTCGAGAACCTCGTCGACATGATGCAGAAGGTGGTATTGAGTCAGCAGTGGTTTGCCCTGGGACTCTTCATTGTTTGGATTCTGATCATGATCATTGGAGGAGTGAGGTGGATTCTCGCAATCAAACGAGAAGTGGGTTTTATCAACATGAGGGTCAAAAGATGGGAAGTTTGA